Proteins from a genomic interval of Kitasatospora kifunensis:
- a CDS encoding phosphatase PAP2 family protein: protein MTTVHPAAHLAFDGSGIDGSLFTSVTGFARDTKWLNTPLDLWTNAGLGVFAILMLLGWWNARRRDTRTMTLALAAPVAVGFAFAVAEVAKKLVAEVRPCYSLPHAYFVDSCPVRTDYAFPSGHSTTAFATVAALWLLDRRLAGIATAFAFFEGFTRVYLGDHYPHDVIGAALLALPVAFFASWFLGRVAVPLVERLRGGALSPLLTATPAAHAAR from the coding sequence TTGACGACAGTCCACCCCGCGGCCCACCTCGCCTTCGACGGTTCCGGCATCGACGGCTCGCTGTTCACCTCCGTCACCGGCTTCGCCCGCGACACGAAGTGGCTCAACACCCCGCTCGACCTGTGGACCAACGCGGGCTTGGGCGTGTTCGCGATCCTCATGCTGCTGGGCTGGTGGAACGCCCGCCGCCGGGACACCCGCACCATGACGCTCGCGCTGGCCGCGCCGGTCGCCGTCGGGTTCGCCTTCGCCGTGGCCGAGGTGGCCAAGAAGCTGGTCGCCGAGGTGCGGCCGTGCTACTCGCTGCCGCACGCCTACTTCGTCGACTCCTGCCCCGTGCGCACCGACTACGCCTTCCCCAGCGGCCACAGCACCACCGCGTTCGCCACCGTGGCGGCGCTGTGGCTGCTCGACCGCAGGCTCGCCGGGATCGCCACCGCCTTCGCGTTCTTCGAGGGCTTCACCCGCGTCTACCTCGGGGACCACTACCCCCATGACGTGATCGGCGCCGCGCTGCTCGCCCTCCCGGTCGCCTTCTTCGCCAGCTGGTTCCTGGGGCGCGTCGCCGTTCCGCTGGTGGAGCGCCTGCGTGGCGGGGCGCTCTCGCCGCTGCTGACCGCGACCCCGGCCGCACACGCGGCTCGCTGA
- a CDS encoding STM4013/SEN3800 family hydrolase: MNAVVPSHDLLLVTLDTLRFDVAKELAEAGRIPNLAAVLPGGRWEQRHSPGSFTYAAHQAILAGFLPTPASPDGPHPRLFAARFAGSETTEPRTWVFDAPDLPTALAANGYRTVCIGGVGFFNRQGPLGSVLPGLFQEAHWEPEFGVPSPTSFEAQVARAEQVCAEQPPEQPLFLFLNVSALHQPNWFHLPGATREHGDSRASHAAALEYVDRHIGRLFAAMSRQRPCFAIVCSDHGTAYGEDGYTGHRLGHEVVWTVPYAHFTLPAAQEPTTR, translated from the coding sequence ATGAACGCCGTCGTGCCCAGCCATGACCTGCTGCTGGTCACCCTGGACACCCTGCGCTTCGACGTGGCCAAGGAGTTGGCCGAGGCGGGCCGGATTCCCAACCTCGCCGCCGTACTGCCCGGCGGCCGCTGGGAGCAGCGGCACTCCCCCGGCAGCTTCACCTACGCGGCCCACCAGGCCATCCTGGCCGGCTTCTTGCCCACACCCGCGAGCCCGGACGGCCCGCATCCACGGCTGTTCGCCGCCCGCTTCGCCGGCTCGGAGACCACCGAACCACGCACCTGGGTCTTCGATGCACCCGACCTGCCCACCGCCTTGGCCGCCAACGGCTACCGCACGGTCTGCATCGGCGGGGTCGGTTTCTTCAACCGGCAGGGCCCGCTCGGCTCAGTGCTTCCAGGCCTGTTCCAGGAGGCCCACTGGGAACCCGAGTTCGGCGTGCCGTCACCCACCTCCTTCGAGGCCCAGGTCGCGCGCGCCGAGCAGGTCTGCGCCGAACAGCCGCCAGAGCAACCGCTCTTCCTCTTCCTCAACGTCTCAGCCCTGCACCAGCCCAACTGGTTCCACCTGCCCGGTGCCACCCGCGAACACGGCGACAGTCGGGCGAGCCACGCGGCCGCGCTGGAGTACGTCGACCGGCACATCGGGCGGCTGTTCGCGGCGATGAGCAGGCAGCGGCCGTGCTTCGCGATCGTCTGCTCCGACCACGGCACCGCCTACGGCGAGGATGGCTACACCGGTCACCGGCTCGGCCACGAGGTGGTCTGGACCGTCCCCTACGCACACTTCACCCTCCCCGCCGCCCAGGAGCCCACAACCCGATGA
- a CDS encoding STM4012 family radical SAM protein yields MTTPLTLLPISDTSSTSSPYQSYVYAYPHKTAYRQLDPRPALREVWAGEPQHALSLYLHIPFCEVRCGFCNLFTRIGSPDGLTTAYLDALDRQAATVREALDDDANFALAAFGGGTPTYLTATELERLFDLTERRMGVDLRAVPLSVEASPDTATADRLEVLATRGTTRLSLGVQSFLDEEAKSAVRPQKRATVEAALDRIRAAGFPVLNIDLIYGIDGQTTASWLRSLDAALAWQPEELYLYPLYVRPLTGLGRRSAEASTSAGWDGQRLALYRAGRDHLLASGYQQVSMRMFRRLGSPEAGSSEYSCQTDGMVGLGCGARSYTSQLHYSFDYAVGMTEVRGIIDGYVATSDFAHAEVGRAINPAESRRRHLIQSLLQVDGLELADYQRRFGTTVFEDFGAELASLAQRDQLMDAPGWLRLSPEGLAHSDAIGPALFSPEVRADMDTYQVK; encoded by the coding sequence ATGACCACGCCGCTCACCCTGCTGCCGATATCCGACACTTCGTCAACCAGCTCTCCCTACCAGTCCTACGTCTACGCCTACCCGCACAAGACCGCCTACCGGCAGCTCGACCCCCGCCCCGCGCTGCGCGAGGTCTGGGCCGGCGAGCCGCAGCACGCGCTCTCGCTCTACCTGCACATACCGTTCTGCGAGGTGCGCTGCGGGTTCTGCAACCTGTTCACCCGGATCGGCAGCCCGGACGGCCTGACCACCGCCTACCTCGACGCCCTGGACCGGCAGGCCGCCACCGTCCGCGAAGCGCTGGACGACGACGCGAACTTCGCACTGGCCGCCTTCGGCGGCGGCACACCCACCTACCTCACCGCCACCGAGCTGGAGCGCCTCTTCGATCTCACCGAGCGGCGGATGGGCGTGGACCTGCGTGCGGTGCCGCTCTCCGTGGAGGCCTCGCCGGACACCGCGACGGCCGACCGCCTTGAGGTACTTGCCACCCGCGGCACCACCCGGCTCAGCCTGGGCGTGCAGTCCTTCTTGGACGAGGAGGCGAAGTCCGCCGTCCGCCCGCAGAAACGGGCAACCGTGGAAGCAGCCCTCGACCGGATTCGCGCGGCAGGCTTCCCGGTTCTGAACATCGACCTGATCTACGGCATCGACGGCCAGACGACGGCCAGTTGGCTGCGCTCACTGGACGCCGCACTGGCCTGGCAGCCGGAGGAGCTCTACCTCTACCCGCTCTACGTCCGCCCGCTGACCGGCCTGGGACGGCGCTCCGCCGAGGCCAGCACCTCGGCAGGCTGGGACGGCCAGCGGCTCGCGCTCTACCGGGCCGGCCGCGACCACCTGCTCGCCAGTGGCTACCAGCAGGTCTCGATGCGGATGTTCCGCCGCCTGGGCTCCCCCGAGGCCGGGAGCAGCGAGTACAGCTGCCAGACCGATGGCATGGTGGGCCTGGGCTGCGGCGCCCGGTCCTACACCTCGCAGCTGCACTACTCCTTCGACTACGCGGTGGGGATGACCGAAGTACGCGGCATCATCGACGGCTACGTGGCGACCAGTGACTTCGCGCACGCCGAGGTCGGCCGGGCGATCAACCCCGCCGAGTCCCGGCGCCGCCACCTGATCCAATCGTTGCTCCAGGTCGACGGACTGGAACTCGCCGATTACCAAAGGAGGTTCGGAACCACCGTGTTCGAGGACTTCGGCGCCGAGCTGGCGTCCCTGGCACAGCGAGACCAACTCATGGACGCGCCAGGATGGTTGCGACTGAGCCCTGAGGGCCTGGCACACTCCGACGCGATCGGCCCGGCCCTGTTCTCACCTGAGGTGCGGGCCGACATGGATACGTACCAGGTGAAATGA
- a CDS encoding YceI family protein — translation MASTKWFFEPSHTGAEFRARHMMVTYVRGQFKNVHGFLEVDPDDPEQARIEATIDATQVYTGAPERDAHLRSADFFDVEHHPTWTFVGSRVNQLSASEFQVTGDLTIRGVTRPVCLDVSYLGQWDTPWWENGRDLGPRRRAGFVATTRVNRQDFGVSWNDVVDRGGVVVSDLVDVALDIEAVLESTPEP, via the coding sequence ATGGCCAGTACGAAGTGGTTCTTCGAACCCAGCCACACCGGTGCGGAGTTCCGCGCCAGACACATGATGGTCACCTACGTGCGCGGCCAGTTCAAGAACGTGCACGGCTTCCTGGAGGTCGATCCGGACGATCCGGAGCAGGCCAGGATCGAGGCGACGATCGACGCGACCCAGGTGTACACCGGCGCGCCCGAACGCGACGCACACCTGCGCAGCGCCGACTTCTTCGACGTCGAACACCACCCGACCTGGACGTTCGTCGGGTCGCGCGTCAATCAGCTGAGCGCGAGCGAGTTCCAGGTCACCGGGGACCTCACCATCCGTGGCGTGACGCGCCCGGTCTGTCTGGACGTGAGTTACCTGGGCCAGTGGGACACCCCGTGGTGGGAGAACGGCCGCGACCTGGGCCCCCGGCGACGCGCCGGCTTCGTGGCCACCACCCGCGTCAACCGCCAGGATTTCGGAGTCAGTTGGAATGACGTGGTGGACCGGGGCGGGGTGGTCGTCAGCGATCTGGTCGACGTCGCGCTCGACATCGAGGCCGTCCTCGAAAGCACTCCTGAGCCCTGA
- a CDS encoding glutamate synthase subunit beta, which translates to MADPKGFLTTPRQPWPRRSAADRVADWNEVNEVYTGQSLLPIIGGQAGRCMDCGIPFCHDACPLGNLVPDWNDLVFREGWQAAAERLLATNNFPEFTGRLCPAPCESACVLAIDSEPVTIKNIEAAIAERAWQLGCERPLAPLGPSGRSVAIVGSGPAGLACAQQLTRAGHRVAVYERADRIGGLLRYGIPGFRLEKRQLDRRIEQLRLEGTEFHTGVTVGVDLSAAELRARHDALVLAVGATCWRELPVPGRELNGVHQAMEYLPLANRVLEGDFASPAISARGKQVVIVGGGDTAADCLGTALRQQAAGVTQLDINPRPGERRTAQQPWPVHPKTYRMTASHEEAQAFTQALSDARSDARQGWDAPVAVAAGVGTSVRAGVDARIFSAATLRLEGGPHGNVASLHLAEAQPPDRRPRPGSRQVIPADLVLIALGFCGPEADSPLVEELALEITGEGTLARDGHFATELDGVFVAGDAGRGQSLIVWAIAEGRSAAAAVDRYLTGSTALPAPIAPTDRPLAV; encoded by the coding sequence ATGGCCGATCCGAAGGGATTCCTGACCACTCCGCGCCAGCCCTGGCCCCGCCGCTCGGCGGCGGACCGGGTGGCCGACTGGAACGAGGTCAACGAGGTCTACACGGGGCAGAGCCTGCTGCCGATCATCGGCGGGCAGGCCGGACGCTGCATGGACTGCGGCATCCCGTTCTGCCACGACGCGTGCCCGCTGGGCAACCTCGTACCGGACTGGAACGACCTGGTTTTCCGCGAAGGTTGGCAGGCGGCGGCCGAACGACTGCTCGCGACCAACAACTTCCCCGAGTTCACCGGACGCCTCTGTCCGGCTCCCTGTGAGAGCGCCTGCGTACTGGCGATCGACTCCGAGCCGGTCACGATCAAGAACATCGAGGCCGCCATCGCCGAGCGGGCCTGGCAGCTGGGCTGCGAGCGCCCGCTGGCACCGCTGGGCCCCTCGGGGCGGAGCGTGGCGATCGTCGGTTCGGGACCGGCCGGCCTGGCCTGCGCCCAGCAACTGACCAGGGCGGGGCATCGGGTGGCGGTGTACGAGCGAGCGGATCGGATCGGCGGACTGCTCCGGTACGGCATCCCCGGCTTCCGCCTGGAGAAGCGCCAGTTGGATCGACGGATCGAGCAACTCCGCCTGGAGGGAACAGAGTTCCACACCGGAGTCACCGTGGGCGTCGACCTCTCGGCCGCCGAGCTGCGAGCGCGCCACGACGCGCTGGTGCTCGCGGTCGGTGCCACCTGCTGGCGCGAACTACCAGTGCCTGGGCGTGAGTTGAATGGTGTGCACCAGGCGATGGAGTACCTGCCGCTGGCCAACCGAGTCCTGGAGGGCGACTTCGCCAGCCCCGCGATCAGCGCCCGGGGCAAGCAGGTCGTCATCGTCGGCGGTGGCGACACCGCCGCCGACTGCCTGGGGACCGCCCTGCGCCAGCAGGCCGCGGGCGTCACCCAGCTCGACATCAACCCGCGTCCGGGCGAGCGTCGAACGGCTCAGCAGCCCTGGCCCGTCCACCCCAAGACCTATCGGATGACCGCCTCGCACGAGGAGGCCCAGGCCTTCACCCAGGCCCTCAGCGACGCCCGTAGCGACGCCCGGCAGGGCTGGGACGCGCCGGTGGCAGTGGCCGCCGGGGTCGGAACCTCGGTGCGGGCGGGAGTGGACGCCCGGATCTTCTCCGCCGCCACGCTGCGCCTCGAAGGCGGCCCGCACGGCAACGTCGCCTCGCTGCACCTGGCCGAGGCCCAGCCGCCCGACCGCCGCCCGCGGCCCGGCAGCCGCCAGGTGATACCGGCCGACCTGGTGCTGATCGCCCTGGGATTCTGTGGCCCGGAGGCGGACAGCCCGCTGGTCGAGGAACTGGCCCTGGAGATCACCGGCGAGGGGACCCTCGCGCGCGATGGCCACTTCGCCACCGAGCTGGACGGCGTGTTCGTGGCGGGCGACGCGGGTCGCGGGCAGTCGCTGATCGTCTGGGCGATCGCCGAGGGCCGCTCGGCGGCGGCCGCGGTGGACCGCTACCTGACCGGTTCCACCGCCCTGCCGGCCCCGATCGCACCCACGGATCGGCCGCTGGCGGTGTGA
- a CDS encoding quinone oxidoreductase family protein: MRAIQITEFGGPEVLRVVDLPEPVAQPGQLLVDVAAAGVNYADTHAVEDSYLSKSTLPMVPGGEVVGRTAEGRRVVALTDGGGYAQRALAWEAMAHEVPEEITDGQALALVVQGLTAWHLLRTCARIAPGESVVVHAAAGGTGSLAVQLAKQFGVGRVIATASTKEKRELALELGADVAIEAAPDGAGLKEQLIEANDGNKVDAVLEMTGGPVFDASLAALAPFGRLVTYGMASREEPTAVTAAGLMGRSRAVVGFWLMHCVTRPGMYREPMAELFAMTADGRLKPQVGGVYPLTEAARAHTDLRARRTFGKLLLDPSR; the protein is encoded by the coding sequence GTGCGCGCGATCCAGATCACCGAGTTCGGCGGCCCCGAGGTGCTGCGGGTCGTCGACCTGCCGGAGCCGGTGGCGCAGCCGGGCCAGTTGCTGGTGGACGTGGCGGCTGCCGGGGTGAACTACGCGGACACGCACGCCGTCGAGGACTCCTACCTGTCGAAGAGCACGCTGCCGATGGTGCCCGGTGGCGAGGTGGTCGGGCGCACGGCCGAGGGGCGGCGGGTGGTCGCGCTCACCGATGGCGGCGGTTACGCGCAGCGGGCTCTCGCGTGGGAGGCGATGGCCCACGAGGTGCCCGAGGAGATCACGGACGGGCAGGCGCTGGCGCTGGTGGTGCAGGGGCTCACCGCCTGGCACCTGCTGCGGACCTGCGCGCGGATCGCACCGGGCGAGTCGGTGGTGGTGCACGCCGCCGCCGGCGGCACCGGGTCGCTGGCCGTGCAGCTCGCCAAGCAGTTCGGCGTGGGCCGGGTGATCGCCACCGCCTCCACCAAGGAGAAGCGCGAGCTGGCCCTGGAATTGGGCGCCGATGTCGCGATCGAGGCCGCTCCGGACGGGGCCGGCCTGAAGGAGCAGCTGATCGAGGCCAACGACGGCAACAAGGTCGACGCCGTACTCGAGATGACCGGCGGGCCGGTGTTCGACGCCTCGCTCGCGGCGCTCGCCCCCTTCGGTCGGCTGGTCACCTACGGGATGGCCTCGCGGGAGGAGCCGACGGCGGTGACGGCGGCGGGGCTGATGGGCCGCTCCCGCGCCGTGGTCGGCTTCTGGCTGATGCACTGCGTCACACGGCCCGGGATGTACCGGGAGCCGATGGCCGAGCTGTTCGCGATGACCGCCGACGGCCGCCTGAAGCCCCAGGTCGGCGGCGTGTACCCGCTGACGGAGGCGGCCCGCGCACACACCGACCTGCGGGCCCGGCGGACCTTCGGCAAGCTCCTGCTGGACCCCAGCCGCTGA
- a CDS encoding STM4015 family protein, translated as MSTISDHLAAFHGLPVFDHTAAATEDSATAKLPAAADAAWRIGLDYESEITFEEAWQAFLDSVDTTQVRAVVIGNWWGDNYGPLTDALAAIVASAGQLPALRALFIGDVVSEECELSWLQMTDVTPVLESFPQLEELVVRGASGGYGDDEPPLSLRPLRHERLRALRFEAGGLPGSVVRAVTACEFPALERLELWLGVEEYGGDATVADLAPLLAGAGLPALRHLGLENSELQDEIAAAVAGAPVVARLERLSLAMGTLTDEGATALLEGQPLTHLSALDLHHHFLTDPMIERLRTALEPAGVAVDLSEQEKPDEYDGETWRYTANAE; from the coding sequence TTGTCCACCATCAGCGACCACCTTGCCGCCTTCCACGGGCTGCCCGTCTTCGACCACACCGCGGCTGCGACCGAGGATTCCGCGACCGCCAAGCTGCCCGCCGCCGCGGACGCGGCCTGGCGGATCGGGCTCGACTACGAGTCCGAGATCACCTTCGAGGAGGCATGGCAGGCCTTCCTCGACAGCGTCGACACCACCCAGGTCCGTGCCGTCGTGATCGGCAACTGGTGGGGCGACAACTACGGCCCGCTCACCGACGCGCTCGCCGCCATCGTCGCCAGCGCCGGTCAACTTCCCGCACTGCGCGCACTGTTCATCGGCGATGTGGTCAGCGAGGAGTGCGAGCTCTCCTGGCTGCAGATGACGGACGTCACGCCCGTCCTGGAGTCCTTCCCGCAGCTGGAGGAGCTGGTGGTGCGCGGCGCCTCGGGCGGCTACGGCGACGACGAGCCGCCGCTGTCGCTGCGCCCGCTGCGGCACGAGCGGCTGCGCGCGCTGCGCTTCGAGGCCGGCGGCCTGCCCGGCTCGGTGGTCCGGGCGGTCACCGCCTGCGAGTTCCCCGCACTGGAGCGACTGGAGCTCTGGCTGGGTGTCGAGGAGTACGGCGGCGACGCGACCGTGGCCGACCTCGCGCCGCTGCTGGCCGGCGCGGGGCTGCCGGCGTTGCGCCATCTCGGCCTGGAGAACAGCGAGTTGCAGGACGAGATCGCCGCCGCGGTGGCCGGCGCCCCGGTGGTCGCCAGGCTCGAGCGCCTCAGCCTGGCCATGGGCACGCTCACCGACGAGGGCGCCACCGCCCTGCTCGAAGGCCAGCCGCTCACCCACCTCAGCGCCCTCGACCTGCACCACCACTTCCTGACCGACCCGATGATCGAGCGGCTGCGCACCGCCCTGGAGCCGGCCGGCGTGGCCGTCGACCTGTCCGAGCAGGAGAAGCCGGACGAGTACGACGGCGAGACGTGGCGCTACACCGCCAACGCCGAGTGA
- a CDS encoding BlaI/MecI/CopY family transcriptional regulator, which produces MNSRQGTGASGERRPVGALEAEVLAQLQAAARPLTAGDVLAGLGSKLAYSTVVTVLTRMRDKGLLTRAKHGRAYAYAPVTDAHGLTARRMRQAMESDPDRKAVLSRFVDDLSADDEALLRHLLDGDQHAHPNSHQHAHPHPNAHPHPHPHPDER; this is translated from the coding sequence GTGAACTCCAGGCAAGGCACGGGCGCTTCGGGCGAGCGAAGACCGGTCGGCGCACTGGAGGCCGAGGTCCTGGCCCAGCTCCAGGCCGCCGCCCGCCCGCTCACCGCGGGCGACGTGCTGGCAGGCCTCGGCAGCAAGCTGGCCTACTCCACCGTGGTCACCGTGCTGACCCGGATGCGCGACAAGGGCCTGCTCACCCGCGCCAAGCACGGCCGCGCCTACGCCTATGCGCCGGTCACCGACGCCCACGGGCTGACCGCCCGCCGGATGCGCCAGGCCATGGAGTCCGACCCCGACCGCAAGGCCGTGCTCAGCCGCTTCGTCGACGACCTGTCCGCGGACGACGAAGCGCTACTGCGCCACCTGCTGGACGGCGACCAGCACGCGCACCCGAACTCGCACCAACACGCGCACCCACACCCGAACGCGCACCCACACCCACACCCGCACCCGGACGAACGCTGA
- a CDS encoding UBP-type zinc finger domain-containing protein, with product MTGESIPGIDPTAAPSGEGCAECLAGDGWWFHLRRCAACGHIGCCDSSPAQHATKHARQAGHPFLVSFEPGEEWFWNLETGEYYEGPPLAPPTAHPVTQPTPGPVGKVPANWQELLH from the coding sequence ATGACCGGCGAATCGATCCCGGGAATCGACCCCACCGCCGCACCCAGCGGCGAGGGCTGCGCGGAGTGCCTGGCCGGTGACGGTTGGTGGTTCCACCTGCGGCGGTGCGCGGCCTGCGGCCACATCGGCTGCTGCGACTCCTCGCCCGCCCAGCACGCGACGAAGCACGCGCGCCAGGCCGGTCACCCGTTCCTGGTCAGCTTCGAACCCGGCGAGGAGTGGTTCTGGAACCTGGAGACCGGCGAGTACTACGAGGGCCCGCCCTTGGCCCCGCCCACAGCTCACCCGGTCACCCAGCCGACACCGGGTCCGGTGGGCAAAGTCCCCGCGAACTGGCAGGAGTTGCTGCACTAG
- a CDS encoding STM4014 family protein: protein MKPPQLTVLGVPGHRRVELFSAAARAAGLPEPVVLPWLDVLRGEFRLAPGTLLRIDSPGEDETVDRLLRGPALGADFSPTRVEGTAAWYQGFTAALDRVAQAVQETPGAALLGDPGEIATMFDKRRTHRLLAAGGIPVPAALDQHAGPVQGWVDLKERLAVAGLRRVFVKPAHASSASGVLALEFGPRGQLQATTSVQLVDRELHNSLRVRRYTTEREIATIVDLLAPDGLHVERWIPKAAQQGRAADLRVVVVAGRATHVVVRTSSGPMTNLHLGGARGDLQAAREAAGSRWPELLAICEQAADCFPQAPMVGVDLLPTTGWQRHFIGEVNAFGDLLPRLTGLAGGPAAGLDTYGAQVAALLAR from the coding sequence ATGAAACCTCCGCAGCTGACCGTCCTGGGCGTCCCCGGCCACCGGCGGGTCGAGCTGTTCAGCGCGGCCGCCCGGGCCGCCGGCCTGCCCGAGCCCGTCGTGCTGCCTTGGCTGGACGTGCTGCGCGGTGAGTTCCGACTCGCCCCGGGCACCCTGCTGCGCATCGACTCGCCCGGCGAGGACGAGACCGTCGACCGGCTGCTGCGCGGTCCTGCGCTGGGCGCGGACTTCTCGCCCACCCGGGTCGAGGGCACCGCGGCCTGGTACCAGGGATTCACCGCCGCCCTGGACCGGGTGGCGCAGGCCGTCCAGGAGACGCCGGGCGCCGCCCTCCTGGGCGACCCGGGCGAGATCGCCACCATGTTCGACAAACGCCGCACGCACCGACTGCTGGCCGCGGGCGGGATTCCGGTGCCCGCCGCGCTGGACCAGCACGCGGGGCCTGTGCAGGGCTGGGTCGACCTCAAGGAGCGGCTGGCCGTGGCCGGGCTGCGCCGGGTGTTCGTCAAGCCCGCGCACGCCTCCTCGGCCTCCGGGGTACTTGCCCTGGAGTTCGGCCCGCGCGGGCAACTGCAGGCCACCACCTCTGTGCAACTCGTCGACCGCGAACTGCACAACTCGCTGCGGGTGCGGCGCTATACCACCGAGCGGGAGATCGCCACCATCGTCGACCTGCTGGCCCCGGACGGGCTGCACGTCGAGCGTTGGATCCCCAAGGCCGCCCAACAAGGCCGGGCGGCCGACCTGCGGGTGGTGGTGGTCGCCGGACGAGCCACCCACGTGGTGGTGCGCACCAGCTCCGGGCCCATGACCAACCTCCACCTGGGCGGTGCCCGCGGCGATCTGCAGGCGGCTCGCGAAGCGGCCGGGTCGCGCTGGCCCGAGCTGCTGGCGATCTGCGAGCAAGCCGCCGACTGCTTCCCGCAGGCGCCGATGGTAGGCGTCGACCTGCTGCCCACCACCGGCTGGCAGCGCCACTTCATCGGCGAGGTCAACGCCTTCGGCGACCTGCTGCCGCGGCTGACCGGCCTGGCCGGCGGGCCCGCCGCGGGGCTCGACACCTACGGCGCCCAGGTCGCCGCACTGCTCGCCCGCTGA
- a CDS encoding STM4011 family radical SAM protein gives MDLTILYRGPLASCDYDCPYCPFAKRRDTPDQLRADRAALQRFADWAAATGQRGDTLSLLFTPWGEGLVRSWYRTALAGLSRLPHIRRVAIQTNLSFRTDWLAEADLDTLALWATYHPGQVDHDRFLTKCRELTVRGVRYSVGVVGEPEHLAAARRLRDELPGEVYLWINAAEGRTYTDPEAAQWTALDPLFGYSREPHASAGLPCRTGSSVVSVDGDGTVRRCHFVRDELGNLYDGSYRAALRPRPCPLTVCDCHIGYVHLESLPLYDVFAGGVLERIPDRQRITGLAVEPAPTAE, from the coding sequence ATGGACCTGACCATCCTCTACCGGGGCCCGCTCGCCTCCTGCGACTACGACTGCCCGTACTGTCCGTTCGCCAAGCGGCGCGACACCCCCGACCAACTACGCGCCGACCGAGCCGCCTTGCAGCGCTTCGCCGACTGGGCAGCAGCTACCGGGCAGCGCGGCGACACCCTCTCGCTGCTCTTCACGCCGTGGGGCGAGGGCCTGGTGCGCTCCTGGTATCGCACAGCGCTGGCCGGGCTGAGCCGGCTGCCGCACATCCGCCGGGTGGCGATCCAGACCAACCTGAGCTTCCGCACCGACTGGTTGGCCGAGGCCGACCTCGACACCCTGGCGCTCTGGGCCACCTACCACCCGGGACAGGTCGACCACGACCGCTTTCTGACCAAGTGCCGGGAGCTCACCGTGCGCGGCGTGCGCTACAGCGTGGGCGTGGTCGGCGAGCCTGAGCACCTGGCGGCGGCCCGGCGGCTGCGCGACGAACTGCCGGGCGAGGTCTACCTGTGGATCAACGCGGCCGAGGGTCGGACCTACACCGACCCCGAGGCCGCGCAGTGGACCGCCCTGGACCCGCTCTTCGGCTACAGCCGCGAGCCGCACGCCAGCGCGGGCCTGCCCTGCCGCACCGGCTCCTCCGTGGTCTCGGTGGACGGCGACGGCACGGTCCGGCGCTGCCACTTCGTCCGGGACGAGCTGGGCAATCTCTACGACGGCTCCTACCGCGCCGCGCTGCGACCCCGCCCCTGCCCGCTGACCGTCTGCGACTGCCACATCGGCTATGTGCACCTGGAGTCGTTGCCGCTGTACGACGTCTTCGCAGGCGGCGTCCTGGAACGGATCCCGGACCGGCAGCGGATCACGGGACTGGCGGTGGAGCCCGCCCCGACCGCTGAATAA
- a CDS encoding alpha/beta hydrolase, translating to MTAVDHTAPGAHESSSGTVPAALPTGDQAPPPDRTIAYGPHPDQVIDLRRSAGRPRGLLVLLHGGFWRPAIDRTHAAPLAEALAEAGYLVAVPEYRRTGSPEIFDDIAAAVDLLATRGVELAGEELPIVLVGHSAGGHLALWSAARPHLPADSPWHTDRTPDAVVALAGCSCLTLCDDWKLGEDATSAMMGGRAGQHPDRYALADPAQLLPLTVPTVLIHGTEDERVPVEISRIFADRARAAGSAPRLVALPGASHFTLIDPLSPAWPVLLDALAGLDPRRGRAQ from the coding sequence ATGACGGCTGTCGACCACACCGCGCCAGGCGCGCACGAGAGTTCCAGCGGCACGGTGCCGGCCGCGCTGCCGACCGGCGACCAGGCGCCGCCCCCGGACCGGACCATCGCCTACGGCCCGCACCCGGACCAGGTGATCGACCTGCGCCGCTCGGCCGGTCGGCCTCGCGGCCTGCTGGTGCTGCTGCACGGCGGCTTCTGGCGCCCGGCGATCGACCGCACGCACGCCGCTCCGCTGGCCGAGGCGCTGGCCGAGGCCGGGTACCTGGTGGCCGTGCCCGAGTACCGACGTACGGGGTCCCCGGAGATCTTCGACGACATCGCCGCCGCCGTCGACCTGCTGGCGACCCGAGGGGTCGAGCTGGCGGGCGAGGAACTGCCGATCGTCCTGGTCGGCCACTCGGCCGGCGGCCACCTCGCGCTGTGGAGCGCCGCCCGTCCCCACCTGCCCGCCGACTCCCCGTGGCACACCGACCGCACCCCCGACGCCGTCGTCGCCCTGGCCGGCTGCTCCTGCCTGACCCTGTGCGACGACTGGAAGCTCGGCGAGGACGCCACCAGCGCGATGATGGGCGGCCGGGCCGGCCAACACCCGGACCGCTACGCCCTCGCCGACCCCGCGCAGTTGCTCCCGCTCACCGTCCCGACCGTGCTGATCCACGGCACGGAGGACGAGCGGGTGCCGGTCGAGATAAGCAGGATCTTCGCCGACCGGGCTCGGGCGGCCGGTTCGGCACCGAGGTTGGTCGCACTGCCCGGCGCCAGCCACTTCACACTGATCGACCCGCTCTCGCCCGCCTGGCCGGTCCTGCTGGATGCCCTGGCCGGCCTCGACCCGCGCAGGGGGCGGGCGCAGTAG